A single region of the Nicotiana sylvestris chromosome 6, ASM39365v2, whole genome shotgun sequence genome encodes:
- the LOC138871476 gene encoding uncharacterized protein, with protein MVGEKVLLKVSPMKGLMRLGKKGKLSPRFIGPFEVLWRIGEVAYEIALPPSLSSVHLVFHVSMLQKYIGDPTHVLDFSTVQLGGDLTYDVEPVAILEWQVRQLRSKDIALVKVQ; from the coding sequence atggttggggagaaggttctactgaaggtttcacccatgaagggtctTATGAGATTGGGGAAGAAGGGCaaattgagccctcggttcattgggccttttgaggtgctttggaggattggggaggtggcttatgagattgccttaccacctagcttgtcgagcgTGCActtggtatttcatgtttctatgctccagaagtatattggcgacccaactcatgttttggattttagcacagttcagttaggcggtgatttgacttatgatgtggagccagtggctattttggagtggCAGGTCCgacagttgagatcaaaggatatagcattagtgaaagtgcagtag